AATTCAATGACTAAACTATCAGATGTTTTAACAGTAATTATTTCAATAAAATTTTCACGAATATCACTACGCTTGAGATTTTCGACATCAGAATATCGCAAACCTGTAAAACATTGAAAAAGGAAAACATCACGAACTCTATCTAAATATTTCTTTTTCGCTGGAATCTTTAAATTTTTCACACTCTTTAATTCTTCTTGAGTAAGAAATATAATCTTCTTTTGAACAGTTTTTAGTTTTGGTCTAAAATGTTGGAAAGTCGTATTTGAGTTGTAACCTTTTTTAGTCGCCCACGTTAAAAACCATCGAAGAAAGGAAAAGTTTTTTAATGTAGTTGAGTTTTGAAGTTCTAATTTTTCCTGTAGGAAGTATTGATATTTTAATAGTTTCTCTTCATCTATGCTCTTGAAATCTATTTTTGGGTCGAATGTTTTAAGGTGTTTTCTAAATGTTTTCATCTTTGCGAAAGTTGTGTTTGCCCAAAGATTTATCCTTGATTCTTCTTTAACAAATAAATCGAAAATTTCAAACACCGTTTTCTCAATTTCAACTTCTGTCACAACTTTTCTACCTATTTCTAAATTAAATTGCTCTCTTACAGATTTTTTATCCGGTGTTTTGTTTTCAAAAATGAAATTTCTAAAAACACGTTCGCATGCTAATTCGTAATCAG
This DNA window, taken from Kaistella carnis, encodes the following:
- a CDS encoding site-specific integrase; translated protein: MEINYHSQFLLDKEKDSTTGKIRFRIKWDKNIIAFGVGHRAEFDKWSLETQRCKTNSTHGVKKIPASVINKKITDYELACERVFRNFIFENKTPDKKSVREQFNLEIGRKVVTEVEIEKTVFEIFDLFVKEESRINLWANTTFAKMKTFRKHLKTFDPKIDFKSIDEEKLLKYQYFLQEKLELQNSTTLKNFSFLRWFLTWATKKGYNSNTTFQHFRPKLKTVQKKIIFLTQEELKSVKNLKIPAKKKYLDRVRDVFLFQCFTGLRYSDVENLKRSDIRENFIEIITVKTSDSLVIELNDHSKALLNKYKDSQFDNYKALPVISNQRMNEYLRELMELAKIDEPVRETYYKGNQRYDEVFPKYALMSSHAGRRTFICNALSLGIPPQVVMKWTGHSDYSAMKPYIDIADQTKINAMEKFNML